Proteins encoded by one window of Prevotella nigrescens:
- a CDS encoding succinate dehydrogenase/fumarate reductase iron-sulfur subunit translates to MEKIISFTLKVWRQNGPTAQGHFDTFEMKDIPGDTSFLEMLDILNEQLIEDGKEPFVFDHDCREGICGMCSLYINGHPHGPATGATTCQLYMRRFNDGDVITVEPWRSAAFPVIKDCMVDRGAFDKIIQAGGYTSIRTGQPQDANAILISKEAADEAMDCATCIGCGACVAACKNGSAMLFLSSKVSQLALLPQGKIESAKRAKAMIMKMEELGFGNCTNTRACEAECPKNESIANIARLNREFIKAKLAD, encoded by the coding sequence ATGGAAAAGATAATAAGTTTTACGCTTAAAGTATGGCGTCAGAACGGACCAACTGCACAAGGTCATTTTGATACTTTCGAGATGAAGGATATTCCTGGAGATACGTCTTTCCTCGAAATGTTGGATATTCTCAACGAACAGCTTATCGAAGATGGCAAAGAACCTTTCGTCTTCGACCACGACTGTCGGGAAGGAATATGCGGAATGTGCTCACTTTATATCAACGGACACCCACACGGACCTGCAACCGGGGCTACAACTTGCCAGCTCTATATGCGTCGTTTCAACGATGGAGATGTGATAACCGTAGAACCATGGCGTTCTGCTGCTTTCCCTGTAATAAAGGATTGCATGGTAGACCGTGGAGCTTTTGATAAAATTATACAAGCTGGCGGATATACAAGCATTCGTACAGGTCAGCCACAAGATGCAAATGCTATTCTTATATCAAAAGAAGCTGCCGATGAGGCTATGGATTGTGCAACTTGTATTGGTTGTGGAGCTTGCGTTGCAGCATGTAAGAACGGTTCGGCAATGCTCTTCCTTTCTTCTAAAGTAAGCCAGTTGGCACTATTGCCACAAGGCAAAATAGAATCGGCTAAACGTGCAAAGGCTATGATTATGAAGATGGAAGAACTCGGCTTTGGTAACTGTACAAACACCCGTGCGTGCGAGGCAGAGTGTCCAAAGAACGAGTCTATTGCTAACATTGCTCGCTTGAACCGCGAGTTTATCAAAGCAAAACTTGCCGACTAA